One segment of Capnocytophaga sp. oral taxon 878 DNA contains the following:
- a CDS encoding peptide MFS transporter — protein MENKSIFNAQVLGHPAGLFVLFFTEMWERFSFYGMRVLLINFLTMTLIGYNPGWQWSAENATALFGTYVMLLYLTPILGGMIADKYTGYRWAVIIGAVIITLGHVSMAFETEFSLYLGLALLVIGTGFFKPNMVSFVSEMYKDLPQKKDAAYTIFYMGVNSGAFFGMMLCGYLAERIGWSWGFGLAGIFMLLGTIQFWFAKSLFGNIGLRPQKQVEISKQEVKAANEEEKLNPFTVVDKVLVALSAVIGIGYALNDPLSKIWGIDLFAWASVPMLKGQYVVVIVGLLAFFYLIGSRIMRYTRVVRDRMLTVAIFAFFVIFFWLSFEQGASSLIIFARDNVTRELHGSWAVAYNIFNALLTIIPLLLISYVLFLLVKRTYKKILPAIVMLLTCFSLVWGIALWMLNRDFKTIAYEVTYQAYEVTNANGKVEYVPITETQQLPEGVKVVPQTTIIGVVDMPLKEGAAIKLLSKNKQHTSFGYVNAEKEQWAIARGKELQTDNGLIPAQVKEVRANWVEATVSWFSILNSFFIIALASLFSRWWDSKYNPPAAAKYGIGLLMLSVGFGLLALGSYGAVEGVKVSMLWLVFAYMFNTMGELCLSPVGLSYVSKLVPGRMIAFMFGVWYLAVAIGHKLAAVVGGQIENITKEYSLTTFFLIFTVVPGVAGVLIILINPFVRKLMHGVK, from the coding sequence ATGGAAAACAAATCTATTTTTAATGCTCAGGTATTGGGGCACCCAGCAGGACTATTTGTACTCTTTTTTACTGAGATGTGGGAGCGCTTCTCTTTCTATGGGATGCGAGTACTGCTCATAAACTTTTTAACAATGACCTTGATAGGGTATAACCCTGGATGGCAATGGAGTGCAGAGAATGCTACAGCCCTATTTGGTACTTATGTGATGTTATTATATCTAACTCCTATTTTGGGAGGGATGATAGCTGATAAATATACTGGTTACCGCTGGGCAGTAATTATAGGAGCTGTTATTATTACTTTGGGGCACGTATCGATGGCATTTGAGACGGAGTTTTCATTGTATTTAGGATTGGCGCTATTGGTGATAGGTACGGGGTTTTTCAAGCCTAATATGGTGTCGTTTGTATCTGAGATGTACAAGGATTTGCCACAGAAGAAAGATGCTGCCTATACTATTTTTTATATGGGAGTGAACTCGGGGGCTTTTTTTGGTATGATGCTTTGTGGTTATTTGGCAGAACGTATTGGCTGGAGCTGGGGCTTTGGTTTGGCAGGTATTTTTATGCTGCTGGGGACTATACAGTTCTGGTTTGCTAAATCTCTTTTTGGGAATATTGGGCTTAGACCACAAAAACAAGTAGAGATAAGCAAGCAAGAAGTAAAGGCTGCTAATGAAGAGGAGAAGCTAAATCCGTTTACTGTGGTAGATAAGGTGCTTGTAGCCCTATCGGCGGTGATAGGTATAGGCTATGCGCTGAATGACCCTCTTTCTAAAATATGGGGTATAGATCTTTTTGCGTGGGCTTCTGTACCTATGCTAAAAGGACAATATGTGGTTGTGATAGTAGGTTTGTTGGCTTTTTTCTACCTTATAGGTTCTCGAATTATGCGCTATACTCGTGTGGTACGTGATAGGATGCTAACGGTGGCTATTTTTGCTTTTTTTGTGATATTCTTCTGGCTTTCATTTGAGCAAGGAGCTTCGTCACTTATTATATTTGCACGTGATAATGTGACCCGTGAGCTGCACGGAAGCTGGGCAGTGGCTTATAATATCTTCAATGCGCTGCTTACTATTATTCCGCTATTGTTAATTAGTTATGTATTGTTCCTTCTTGTGAAGAGGACTTATAAGAAAATATTGCCTGCTATAGTGATGTTACTTACTTGTTTTAGCTTGGTGTGGGGTATTGCTCTTTGGATGTTAAACAGAGACTTTAAAACTATAGCTTATGAGGTAACGTATCAAGCTTATGAAGTAACTAATGCTAATGGCAAAGTGGAATATGTGCCTATTACTGAAACTCAACAATTACCTGAAGGGGTAAAGGTGGTGCCTCAAACTACAATTATAGGAGTAGTGGATATGCCTTTAAAAGAAGGTGCTGCTATTAAGCTGTTGAGCAAAAACAAACAACATACCTCTTTTGGTTATGTTAATGCTGAAAAGGAGCAATGGGCAATAGCACGAGGTAAGGAACTACAAACTGATAATGGGCTGATACCTGCCCAAGTGAAAGAAGTGAGAGCTAACTGGGTAGAAGCAACAGTGTCATGGTTTTCGATACTTAATTCGTTTTTTATTATTGCATTGGCTAGTTTGTTTTCTAGGTGGTGGGATAGTAAATACAATCCGCCGGCTGCAGCTAAGTATGGTATAGGATTGCTGATGTTATCGGTAGGATTTGGTTTGCTAGCTTTAGGCTCATACGGAGCTGTTGAAGGGGTGAAAGTAAGTATGTTATGGCTTGTTTTTGCTTATATGTTTAACACTATGGGAGAATTATGCTTGTCGCCGGTGGGGCTTTCATACGTATCGAAATTGGTGCCAGGTAGGATGATAGCCTTTATGTTTGGGGTGTGGTATTTGGCTGTGGCCATAGGGCATAAGCTGGCTGCAGTAGTAGGTGGACAGATAGAAAATATTACTAAAGAATACAGCTTAACGACTTTCTTTTTGATATTTACTGTAGTGCCAGGAGTGGCAGGAGTGCTGATTATTCTGATCAATCCGTTTGTGAGAAAGCTGATGCATGGAGTAAAATAA
- a CDS encoding SusD/RagB family nutrient-binding outer membrane lipoprotein, translated as MKRYIIPVLALLSVACTKNFEEYNTNPYGVNQEEYQRSPIGGNELLQLQNLVLPQQENSYQMCFDLAATPYAGYAATQDNFDNKYPMYNASTGWMDYLFDDTYPKIYTPYFALKNYANGDMSKTYFALGSVLRVAITHWLTDTYGPLPYSQMQVGNTKVAYDSQKDLYLKMCEELKQAITTLKNAPADDRQYKEFDAVYKGDLQKWAKYASSLLLRLSIRMSDVDEADAKTYAQFAINSGVITANSDNPVYANNDNPVRKMADWGDSCTSADIVEYMNAFSDPRREKYFTKVATTVSQTQEYIGLRAGRIESVKSGLKNDGKWLLYSRPNVSKTDGIYWITAAEVAFIKAEMALKGWSFITETAEDLYKQGVKLSFDQHGVGGADAYLNVTATRGNFVDPHQSAYSATFTSDITVKWASTDTNEQKLAKIITQKWLSMYPYNAHEAWAEWRRTGYPNLLPTMVNNSGGVITTVNQQNGKDKAGMRRLPFSSKETTNNGDNKAAAVRMLGGADTGATDLWWVKQN; from the coding sequence ATGAAAAGATATATTATTCCGGTACTTGCGCTACTAAGTGTAGCTTGTACAAAGAATTTTGAGGAGTACAACACTAACCCTTATGGGGTGAACCAAGAGGAGTACCAAAGGTCGCCTATTGGAGGTAATGAGTTACTCCAACTACAAAACTTAGTATTGCCCCAACAAGAGAACTCATACCAAATGTGTTTTGACTTGGCTGCGACTCCGTATGCAGGATATGCTGCGACTCAAGATAATTTTGATAACAAATACCCTATGTACAATGCTTCGACAGGGTGGATGGATTATTTGTTTGACGATACTTATCCTAAGATTTATACTCCTTACTTTGCTCTTAAAAATTATGCAAATGGGGATATGAGCAAGACTTACTTTGCTTTGGGTAGTGTATTGCGTGTGGCTATCACTCACTGGCTTACTGATACTTATGGACCGCTACCTTACTCGCAAATGCAAGTGGGTAATACTAAAGTGGCTTATGATAGCCAAAAGGATTTGTACCTGAAAATGTGTGAGGAGCTAAAACAGGCTATTACTACTTTGAAAAATGCTCCTGCTGATGACCGCCAATATAAAGAATTTGATGCGGTGTACAAAGGTGATTTGCAAAAATGGGCTAAATACGCTAGTTCGCTATTGTTACGCCTTTCAATCCGTATGAGTGATGTAGATGAGGCTGATGCTAAAACTTACGCTCAGTTTGCAATTAATAGTGGTGTTATTACTGCTAATTCGGACAACCCTGTATATGCTAATAACGATAACCCTGTACGCAAAATGGCTGACTGGGGTGACTCATGTACTAGTGCTGATATAGTGGAGTATATGAATGCTTTCTCTGACCCTCGTCGTGAAAAATACTTTACTAAAGTGGCTACTACCGTTAGCCAAACACAAGAGTATATAGGGCTTAGAGCAGGGCGTATTGAAAGTGTGAAATCGGGACTTAAAAATGATGGTAAATGGTTGCTTTACTCTCGTCCTAATGTAAGTAAAACTGATGGTATTTATTGGATTACTGCTGCTGAAGTAGCTTTTATTAAAGCTGAAATGGCGCTTAAAGGATGGAGTTTTATAACTGAAACAGCTGAAGACCTTTACAAACAAGGTGTGAAATTGTCATTTGACCAACATGGTGTGGGTGGTGCTGATGCTTACCTTAATGTAACTGCTACACGTGGTAACTTTGTAGACCCTCATCAGTCGGCTTATAGTGCTACTTTCACATCGGATATTACTGTGAAATGGGCAAGTACTGATACTAATGAGCAGAAGTTGGCTAAGATTATTACCCAAAAATGGCTATCAATGTATCCTTATAATGCACACGAGGCTTGGGCTGAATGGCGTCGTACTGGTTATCCTAACTTATTGCCTACAATGGTTAATAATAGTGGTGGTGTAATTACTACTGTGAATCAGCAAAATGGAAAGGATAAAGCTGGTATGCGCAGATTGCCTTTCTCATCAAAAGAGACTACCAATAACGGCGATAACAAAGCTGCTGCAGTAAGAATGCTGGGTGGTGCTGATACTGGTGCTACTGACCTTTGGTGGGTAAAACAAAATTAA
- a CDS encoding LemA family protein: MKKSWIYIGIAVVIGFYLVTMYNGLVKQKQEVKAKWSQIEVQLQRRTDLILSLVKTVKGYAKHESETLEKVVAARAKATQITVDPNKLDAESMAKMAQAQGELSQALGRLMMITEAYPDLKANENFMMLQTEISGCENRIAVERKRYNDTAKDYNASILSFPKNLFAGAFGFTEVAYYQADAGAQKAPDFEF, encoded by the coding sequence ATGAAAAAGAGTTGGATTTACATTGGAATAGCTGTGGTTATTGGGTTCTACCTTGTAACGATGTACAACGGTTTGGTAAAACAAAAACAAGAAGTGAAGGCTAAATGGTCGCAGATAGAAGTGCAATTACAACGCCGTACAGACCTTATCTTATCACTTGTGAAAACTGTAAAAGGGTATGCTAAACACGAGAGTGAAACTTTGGAAAAGGTAGTGGCTGCAAGGGCTAAGGCTACTCAAATTACGGTAGACCCGAATAAACTTGATGCGGAATCGATGGCTAAAATGGCACAGGCACAAGGAGAACTATCACAAGCCCTTGGTAGACTGATGATGATTACTGAGGCTTATCCTGACCTGAAGGCTAATGAGAACTTTATGATGTTACAAACAGAGATTTCGGGGTGTGAGAACAGGATAGCGGTAGAACGCAAACGCTATAATGATACGGCTAAGGATTATAATGCTAGTATCTTATCGTTCCCGAAGAATTTATTTGCAGGGGCGTTTGGATTTACCGAGGTAGCGTATTACCAAGCTGATGCTGGTGCGCAAAAGGCTCCTGACTTTGAGTTTTAG
- a CDS encoding YgcG family protein, giving the protein MTIKNFITTLLFLCFTWLQAYGQYEGELFQPTAYTVKTVPNVQLEDGTAYTTDPEGVLSGEAKARLNAIAAGIRSDTGVELAVVVLPLITNDYVDAREFAHELFNYWGLGEKGKDNGLLVLLITEKRQREITFEVGYGLEGSLPDGLCKMIQTRVMIPLMKTGDYGGGLIAGVEEIQRVMNDSSEVKALYEQEQKESEQLGWMVFLGLLGFAGFVNVWGGKQWRASLERIRTNSSKNGYAKFVEIDKAGFKPGCLLLMVLFAPIAIFFTPMFIGWAKQSKRLRKQIEEDINCEHCGAVNTTTLVREEKETKKNYLLTTYFFKCKNCGHEHKETEKTTYNNGGGAIGGALFSGSRSSWGGGISGGSWGGGSSGGGGSSSRF; this is encoded by the coding sequence ATGACAATAAAAAACTTTATAACAACACTACTATTTTTATGTTTTACCTGGTTGCAAGCTTATGGACAGTATGAAGGTGAGCTATTTCAGCCTACTGCTTATACTGTTAAAACTGTGCCTAATGTGCAGTTAGAGGATGGTACAGCTTATACTACCGACCCAGAAGGGGTGCTATCGGGGGAGGCAAAGGCACGGCTTAATGCTATTGCTGCAGGGATACGCTCGGATACTGGAGTGGAGCTTGCTGTGGTGGTTTTGCCTCTTATTACTAATGATTATGTAGATGCACGTGAGTTTGCCCACGAATTATTTAACTATTGGGGATTGGGTGAGAAAGGGAAGGATAATGGGCTATTGGTATTACTGATTACTGAAAAGAGACAAAGGGAGATTACTTTTGAAGTAGGGTATGGTTTAGAGGGGAGTTTGCCTGATGGGCTTTGTAAGATGATACAAACCCGAGTTATGATTCCGCTAATGAAAACGGGCGATTATGGTGGGGGGCTTATTGCTGGTGTAGAGGAGATACAAAGGGTGATGAACGATAGCTCGGAAGTGAAAGCTTTATACGAGCAAGAGCAAAAGGAGAGTGAGCAATTGGGCTGGATGGTATTTTTGGGGCTATTGGGATTTGCAGGATTTGTGAATGTGTGGGGAGGAAAGCAATGGCGGGCGAGCTTAGAGCGTATTCGTACTAATAGTAGCAAAAATGGCTATGCTAAATTTGTAGAGATAGATAAGGCTGGTTTTAAGCCAGGATGCTTACTCCTAATGGTACTATTTGCTCCTATAGCAATATTTTTTACCCCAATGTTTATAGGTTGGGCAAAGCAAAGCAAGCGCTTGCGCAAGCAAATAGAGGAGGATATTAATTGTGAACATTGTGGTGCAGTAAATACTACTACATTAGTACGCGAAGAAAAAGAAACTAAGAAGAATTACTTGCTTACTACTTACTTTTTTAAGTGTAAGAACTGTGGCCATGAGCATAAAGAGACTGAAAAAACAACTTATAACAATGGAGGAGGTGCTATAGGGGGCGCTCTGTTCTCGGGCTCACGGAGTTCATGGGGTGGAGGTATCTCAGGAGGTTCATGGGGCGGCGGAAGTAGCGGCGGAGGAGGCTCGTCGAGTAGGTTTTAA
- a CDS encoding putative porin: MIIRHIIYIAVMLCPVALLGQVDDSSSGKEGKTDNEGVSFKSVRPKKKKDSITFTANDYKIISYMRDTTAIDTTISMAKYYRNNEWFKDMFGKMPFANMGQPYNSLAYDFTQRSYLPQMGAMAKRQLYLSAEEVKYYYLPTPITQFTYKTGVEQGQNLDVLFSANLQPNLNIFIAYRGLRSLGKYQRALVSNGNFRAGFSYVSANKKYTVFSHFANHDIDSDENGGMVTPAQFESGASEFKNRALVDMQLLDAENKRESKRYFLQHDYAFLRNRDSLASYKQIRFRHLFMYESEQYSFSQATANESYFGRPYVSTNISDKMRLHTMTNRVGAELELPYLGRTFLFGNAYFYNYYFRNAYYISGVLQRHQIKNTDFSIGAEWHKKIGGLTITAEGEQTLIGNMTGTKLKGKLQYALDERNRLTAGAALYSQMPNFNYLLYQSDYLLFNWDNYTAFDKENTQTLYADLQTQWGNAYLAVSNLNNYTYFREQTLGKATPEQYGGNIQYLQLKVQKEFTFGKWGLDNTLMYQQVVQQDNILNVPAFITRNSFYFKSPLFEKAMILQTGIGVNYFTNYYANSYNPLLGEFAVQNSEKIGNFPTIDFFLNAKVRTMRIFFSLEQWHVPLSGISWMPLPNPYHYYSAPRQPYRDFIIRLGISWNLFN, from the coding sequence ATGATAATCAGACACATTATATATATTGCGGTGATGTTATGTCCTGTTGCTTTGTTGGGACAAGTTGATGATTCATCGAGCGGTAAAGAAGGTAAAACAGACAATGAGGGGGTTTCTTTTAAATCTGTTCGCCCTAAAAAGAAGAAGGACTCGATTACTTTTACGGCTAATGATTATAAGATTATTAGTTATATGCGGGATACTACGGCTATTGACACTACTATTTCGATGGCGAAATATTACCGCAATAATGAGTGGTTTAAGGATATGTTTGGGAAGATGCCTTTTGCTAATATGGGGCAACCTTATAACTCGTTGGCTTATGATTTTACGCAGCGCAGTTATTTGCCGCAGATGGGGGCTATGGCCAAGAGGCAGTTGTACCTTAGTGCTGAGGAGGTGAAGTATTACTATTTGCCTACTCCTATCACTCAGTTTACATATAAAACGGGGGTGGAGCAGGGGCAGAATTTGGATGTGTTATTTTCGGCTAACTTGCAGCCTAATTTGAATATATTTATAGCTTACCGCGGGTTGCGCTCGTTGGGGAAGTACCAGCGTGCTTTGGTGAGTAATGGTAATTTTAGGGCGGGTTTTTCATACGTGTCGGCTAATAAGAAATACACTGTATTTTCGCATTTTGCTAATCATGATATTGATAGTGATGAGAATGGGGGTATGGTTACCCCTGCGCAATTTGAAAGTGGAGCGAGTGAGTTTAAAAATAGGGCTTTGGTAGATATGCAGCTATTGGATGCTGAAAATAAGCGTGAGAGTAAGCGTTATTTTTTGCAACATGATTATGCTTTCTTGCGTAACCGTGATTCACTTGCTTCTTACAAACAGATACGTTTTAGGCACTTATTTATGTATGAAAGTGAGCAGTATTCATTTTCGCAAGCTACTGCAAATGAATCTTATTTTGGACGGCCTTATGTGAGTACTAATATAAGTGATAAAATGCGGTTGCATACGATGACCAATAGGGTAGGTGCTGAGCTGGAATTGCCTTACTTGGGGCGTACTTTTTTGTTTGGTAATGCTTATTTCTACAATTATTATTTTAGGAATGCTTATTACATATCGGGGGTGTTACAGCGGCATCAGATTAAAAACACTGATTTTAGTATAGGAGCAGAATGGCATAAAAAGATAGGAGGGCTTACCATTACGGCTGAAGGGGAGCAGACACTTATAGGTAATATGACAGGAACTAAGCTAAAAGGGAAACTGCAATATGCTTTGGATGAGCGCAATAGGCTTACAGCGGGGGCTGCCTTATACTCACAAATGCCTAACTTCAACTATTTGCTATACCAGAGTGATTACTTGCTGTTTAATTGGGATAATTACACTGCTTTTGACAAAGAGAATACTCAGACGCTTTATGCGGACTTACAAACCCAATGGGGTAATGCTTATTTGGCTGTGAGCAACTTGAATAACTATACCTATTTTCGGGAACAAACCTTAGGAAAAGCTACCCCTGAGCAGTATGGTGGTAATATACAGTATTTGCAGCTGAAAGTGCAAAAAGAGTTTACCTTTGGTAAGTGGGGGCTAGATAATACGCTGATGTACCAACAGGTAGTACAGCAAGATAATATACTGAATGTGCCGGCTTTTATCACCCGAAATAGTTTTTATTTTAAGAGTCCGTTGTTTGAAAAAGCGATGATACTGCAAACGGGTATAGGGGTGAATTATTTCACGAACTATTATGCTAATAGCTATAATCCTTTGTTGGGAGAGTTTGCAGTGCAGAACAGTGAAAAGATAGGGAACTTTCCTACTATTGATTTCTTTTTGAATGCGAAAGTGAGGACAATGCGTATTTTCTTTTCATTGGAGCAATGGCATGTGCCATTAAGTGGTATTTCATGGATGCCACTGCCTAATCCTTATCATTATTATTCGGCGCCACGACAACCATATCGTGATTTTATCATTAGGTTGGGGATAAGCTGGAACCTCTTTAATTAA
- a CDS encoding 4Fe-4S dicluster domain-containing protein — protein sequence MVSRRDFLKYVGFSTAAAALAGCEAPVHKAIPYLVQPEEVVPGEANYYATCIADGFDFASVLVKTREGRPIGVLRNPEAQAGAAVNARVLASVLSLYDNNRAKEADWNTIDTQTIAALEKASAEGKEIVLLSQTLASPSAYALVELLKQRYPTFRLVEYDTVSEGAILEAFSLRYGKWGMPDYDFGRARLIVSFGADFLGDWNGGGYEAGYAKGRIPSKETGMARHIQLEANLSITGANADERIALTPVQLKVAFAYFYSYVKGKTPDNTEKLPVTLTEKLQKIAAEVRKAGSETVIVTGIDKKEAQYIAFDLNEYLKSAAFHPETPVLTRRGNVKDFLQLLAAMNEGRVGVLFINNLNPIYSLPNARVFAEGLKKVPFSVSFAMRADETSGEVTYLAPQPHYLEAWGDVEFRWGHYGLMQPCIRALFNTRQWQDCFLQWLGRSESYYDFIRAHWEQHILGETPWEQALHDGTLVREKTPFVDREGKREDVEISVAYLLEMKSVAFELTLYTSTALGDGQQANNPWLQELPDPLTRATWDNYLCMHPADAEALGIKNKHTAAGALEGDLAKIKVADKELIVPVYILPQQAQGSVALALGYGRKAGIQVEMQTGVNAYPLYIDFEKEQEVTIEKAAGNHSFACVQLQNNLAGRDNVLKELSVSEYMQLAPSVIKAKDTKRLHHFKLSIDLNACIGCAACVIACHAENNVPVVGKEEVRRQRDMHWIRIDRYETKRNTANFQPVMCQHCEEAPCETVCPVGATVHGAQGQNQMAYNRCVGTRYCANNCPYKVRRFNWFQYSENEAFNYNMNNDLGRMVLNPDITVRSRGVMEKCSLCIQNTQAVILKAKKEGRAVAPGEFNNVTACAAACSTGAIRFGDANEENSEIEQLTASERMYHLLEQLGTQPNVVYQAKVVNKTEEL from the coding sequence ATGGTATCGAGGCGTGATTTTTTAAAATATGTAGGTTTTAGTACTGCTGCGGCAGCCTTGGCAGGTTGTGAGGCGCCAGTGCATAAGGCAATTCCGTACCTTGTACAGCCTGAAGAGGTGGTACCAGGTGAGGCGAACTATTATGCTACTTGTATAGCAGATGGGTTTGACTTTGCTAGTGTGCTGGTTAAGACGCGTGAGGGAAGGCCCATAGGGGTATTACGCAACCCAGAAGCCCAAGCAGGAGCGGCGGTAAATGCAAGGGTTTTGGCTTCGGTACTGAGTCTTTATGACAATAATAGAGCTAAAGAAGCAGATTGGAATACGATTGATACACAAACAATAGCAGCCCTTGAAAAGGCTTCGGCAGAGGGGAAGGAGATAGTGTTGCTAAGTCAGACATTGGCAAGCCCCTCGGCGTATGCATTGGTGGAGCTGCTGAAACAGCGGTATCCTACTTTTAGGTTGGTGGAATACGATACGGTATCGGAAGGGGCGATTTTGGAAGCATTTTCATTGCGTTATGGCAAGTGGGGGATGCCTGATTACGATTTTGGTAGAGCAAGGCTTATAGTATCATTTGGGGCGGACTTTTTGGGAGACTGGAACGGAGGAGGCTATGAGGCAGGGTATGCCAAAGGACGTATTCCGAGTAAAGAAACAGGAATGGCAAGGCATATACAGCTAGAAGCCAACTTAAGTATTACGGGAGCCAATGCTGATGAGCGCATAGCCCTTACACCTGTACAGCTAAAAGTAGCTTTTGCTTATTTTTATAGCTATGTGAAGGGGAAAACGCCTGATAATACAGAGAAATTACCTGTTACATTGACAGAAAAGCTACAGAAAATAGCCGCAGAAGTGCGGAAAGCAGGTAGTGAAACCGTGATAGTAACGGGTATAGATAAAAAAGAAGCACAATATATTGCTTTCGACCTTAATGAATATCTTAAAAGTGCTGCTTTTCATCCTGAAACACCTGTATTGACACGTAGAGGGAATGTGAAAGACTTCTTACAGTTGCTTGCTGCTATGAATGAGGGTAGGGTAGGGGTGCTTTTTATCAATAATCTGAATCCTATTTACAGTTTGCCAAATGCAAGGGTTTTTGCTGAAGGGCTTAAGAAAGTGCCATTTTCGGTATCGTTTGCGATGAGAGCAGATGAGACATCGGGAGAGGTAACTTACTTGGCGCCTCAGCCCCATTACTTGGAGGCTTGGGGTGATGTAGAGTTCAGGTGGGGGCATTACGGGCTGATGCAACCTTGTATACGAGCGTTATTTAACACACGGCAATGGCAGGACTGCTTTTTGCAATGGTTGGGACGTAGTGAGAGTTACTATGATTTTATCAGGGCGCATTGGGAGCAGCATATTTTAGGAGAGACCCCTTGGGAGCAAGCCTTGCACGATGGAACATTGGTGAGAGAAAAAACTCCGTTTGTGGATAGAGAGGGTAAGAGAGAGGATGTGGAAATATCGGTGGCGTATCTTTTGGAAATGAAATCAGTTGCTTTTGAATTGACTTTGTATACCAGTACAGCTTTGGGAGATGGGCAACAGGCAAATAACCCTTGGCTGCAAGAACTGCCAGACCCACTGACCCGAGCCACTTGGGATAACTACCTGTGTATGCACCCTGCAGATGCAGAGGCTTTGGGTATTAAAAACAAACATACAGCAGCAGGAGCACTTGAGGGAGATTTGGCTAAAATAAAAGTAGCAGATAAAGAGCTTATAGTGCCTGTATATATACTGCCCCAGCAAGCACAAGGCAGTGTGGCACTAGCCTTAGGGTATGGGAGAAAAGCAGGTATACAAGTAGAGATGCAAACAGGGGTGAATGCTTACCCACTATATATCGATTTTGAAAAAGAACAAGAAGTAACGATAGAAAAAGCTGCGGGCAACCATAGCTTTGCGTGTGTGCAGCTGCAAAACAACTTGGCAGGGCGTGATAATGTGCTTAAAGAGCTTTCGGTGAGTGAATATATGCAACTTGCCCCTTCTGTGATAAAAGCTAAAGATACAAAACGATTACATCACTTTAAACTATCAATAGACCTGAATGCATGTATAGGTTGTGCTGCTTGTGTGATAGCTTGCCATGCGGAGAACAATGTGCCAGTGGTAGGGAAAGAAGAAGTACGCAGGCAGCGTGATATGCATTGGATTAGGATAGATCGCTATGAAACAAAGCGCAATACGGCTAACTTTCAGCCTGTAATGTGTCAGCATTGTGAGGAAGCCCCTTGTGAGACAGTATGCCCTGTAGGAGCTACCGTACATGGAGCGCAGGGGCAGAACCAGATGGCTTACAACCGCTGTGTAGGTACCAGGTATTGTGCCAATAACTGCCCATATAAAGTACGGCGTTTTAATTGGTTTCAGTATAGTGAAAACGAGGCTTTTAATTACAATATGAATAATGATTTAGGCCGGATGGTGTTAAATCCTGATATTACTGTGCGCTCACGAGGAGTGATGGAGAAATGTTCCCTCTGCATACAAAACACCCAAGCAGTGATACTGAAAGCTAAGAAAGAAGGGCGGGCAGTAGCACCAGGAGAGTTTAATAATGTGACGGCTTGTGCAGCAGCGTGTAGTACAGGAGCTATTAGGTTTGGAGATGCTAATGAGGAGAACAGTGAAATAGAGCAACTTACAGCAAGTGAGCGTATGTACCACCTTTTGGAACAGTTGGGCACGCAACCTAATGTGGTGTATCAGGCGAAAGTAGTGAATAAAACAGAAGAATTATGA
- a CDS encoding prephenate dehydrogenase: protein MKKAVIIGLGLIGGSMALELKKRLGYYIAGIDVSAANVQKALELGIIDEETDYNHLTDAEVVLIAVPVNHIVEVLLKVLDKAGDNTLVMDAGSVKGHICRSVAKHPRRELFVAAHPMAGTEHSGPEAALYDLFDGKVMALCEVDDSNWQLLDRAFSIVKALNMRVKMMTPTDHDLHTAYVSHLSHVSSFMLGKTVLEIEKDEAHIFDLASTGFASTVRLAKSDAQMWCPIFLENRDNVLKALNEYIKNLEAFRTLIENNDAEALTQNIHEANYIRKILK, encoded by the coding sequence ATGAAAAAAGCAGTGATTATAGGCTTGGGGCTTATTGGAGGCTCGATGGCTTTGGAATTAAAGAAACGTTTGGGTTATTATATTGCCGGTATTGATGTAAGTGCTGCCAATGTGCAAAAGGCTTTAGAATTGGGCATTATTGATGAAGAAACGGATTATAACCACCTTACTGATGCCGAAGTAGTGCTTATAGCTGTGCCGGTAAATCATATTGTTGAGGTATTATTAAAGGTGTTGGATAAAGCGGGTGATAATACTCTTGTAATGGATGCTGGCTCGGTAAAGGGGCATATATGTAGGTCGGTAGCAAAGCACCCGCGCCGTGAACTGTTTGTAGCTGCGCATCCTATGGCGGGTACAGAGCATTCGGGACCAGAGGCTGCCCTATATGACCTTTTTGATGGGAAGGTAATGGCTTTGTGCGAAGTGGATGATAGTAATTGGCAACTGCTGGACCGTGCTTTTAGTATTGTAAAAGCCTTAAATATGCGTGTGAAAATGATGACGCCTACGGATCATGACCTTCATACGGCATACGTATCGCACTTATCACACGTGAGTTCATTTATGCTGGGCAAAACGGTGCTTGAGATAGAGAAAGATGAGGCACATATATTTGATTTGGCGAGTACGGGGTTTGCATCGACGGTACGTTTGGCTAAGAGTGATGCCCAAATGTGGTGTCCTATCTTCTTAGAAAATAGAGATAATGTACTGAAGGCTCTTAATGAGTATATCAAAAATCTTGAGGCTTTCCGGACTCTTATTGAAAATAATGATGCTGAAGCTCTTACTCAAAATATACACGAGGCTAACTATATTAGAAAAATATTGAAGTAA